A stretch of Prunus dulcis chromosome 6, ALMONDv2, whole genome shotgun sequence DNA encodes these proteins:
- the LOC117629971 gene encoding disease resistance protein RPM1-like, translated as MESAATDLFIGKFVAILESEAASIAGVRDQVDEIKQELVFMKSFLEDADGGEQAHTQVEKAWVASVRDLANDVENTIDEFMYRVYEQRNGGRFSRWIHKTIHFPGHLWYKRQIANKLQKILVAIRAIPERNQRYRGAAAVEGKSTSEDIRRWVQNQAESSLYQKEDELVGIEGDKNMLLGWLMDEAKHQSVVSVVGMGGSGKTTLVARTFKDEIVRRHFECYAWITVSQSYVIEDLLRRLIKEFHKEKKEDMNAMSYNELLEILVNCLETKRYLVVLDDVWDVHLWEKIRFSFPDKQLGSRVVLTTRREDIASSSFGVESHVHKIQPLERSDAWELFSMKAFSSYQNKSCSPELLPLARELVEKCEGLPLAIVALSGLMSSKKSLTEWSTVYNSLNWHLTNNSLLEPMKSILLLSFNDLPYRLKQCFLYCSLFPEDHVIRNNRLIRLWIDEGFVEHVKGVTPEEVAKGYLMELIFRNMLQERFVIAHPACKMHDLLRDIALAIANKDKFCAVHDGSETVEETGALRLSIQTTNGEIGSCTGISRLRSFLVFATGVSSFSFSNKLPFDLKLLKVLDLEDIPIDNLPDGVTSLFNLKHLNLKGTLIKELPESIGQLRNLQNLNIMSTKIEALPRGISKLLNLRHFLVGSLMSGKLVGLRIPSSISKMKKLQSLAYIESEGNIIRLIGSMTQLTFLGITNVKERDEEDLCASIQEMKVLSRLLLFAADGEEFLRVDALSSPPPYLDRLDLIGKLEKVPHWFCSLNSLAYLNLRGSRLEEDLLPHIEALPSLRSLWLENASVTKELCFNRGFVKLRHLWFWDLALLNKITIEKGAMPNLEFLSIGRCLTLETLPQGIEHLTKLQRYRFDNVSEKFRESIKEGGVDHPRMLLVDERCKKYTNKSWD; from the exons ATGGAGTCTGCTGCAACAGACCTCTTCATTGGAAAATTTGTAGCCATTCTAGAGAGTGAAGCAGCCTCCATAGCGGGTGTTCGTGATCAAGTTGATGAGATTAAGCAGGAGCTGGTATTCATGAAATCCTTCTTAGAGGATGCTGACGGTGGAGAGCAGGCACACACACAAGTAGAGAAAGCGTGGGTCGCAAGCGTTCGAGACTTGGCCAATGATGTTGAAAACACCATTGATGAGTTCATGTATCGCGTGTACGAGCAGCGAAATGGTGGTCGATTTTCCAGGTGGATCCACAAAACCATTCACTTTCCAGGGCACCTTTGGTATAAGCGTCAAATAGCCAACAAGTTACAGAAAATCTTGGTGGCGATTAGAGCTATTCCAGAGAGAAATCAGAGATATCGTGGTGCTGCAGCTGTAGAAGGAAAAAGCACTTCTGAGGATATTCGGAGATGGGTGCAGAACCAAGCGGAGTCTTCTCTTTATCAGAAGGAGGATGAACTTGTCGGGATTGAAGGCGATAAGAACATGTTACTGGGATGGCTGATGGATGAAGCGAAGCACCAAAGTGTTGTGTCCGTGGTCGGGATGGGAGGATCAGGGAAGACAACTCTAGTTGCAAGGACCTTCAAAGATGAAATTGTAAGGAGGCATTTCGAATGCTATGCGTGGATTACTGTTTCCCAGTCTTATGTGATTGAAGACTTACTTAGAAGATTGATCAAAGAATtccacaaagaaaagaaggaagacaTGAATGCCATGAGTTATAACGAATTGCTGGAGATTTTGGTGAACTGCTTGGAGACTAAAAGGTACCTAGTTGTATTGGATGACGTGTGGGATGTCCACCTTTGGGAGAAAATAAGGTTTTCATTTCCAGATAAACAACTTGGAAGTCGAGTCGTGCTTACAACTCGAAGAGAAGACATAGCATCCTCTTCTTTTGGAGTTGAAAGCCATGTTCACAAGATTCAACCGCTGGAAAGGAGTGATGCCTGGGAGCTCTTCAGCATGAAAGCATTCTCAAGTTATCAGAACAAATCTTGTTCACCTGAACTTCTGCCTTTAGCTCGGGAACTTGTGGAAAAGTGTGAAGGCCTACCACTAGCGATCGTAGCCTTGAGTGGTCTCATGTCTTCTAAGAAGTCACTTACAGAGTGGAGCACAGTCTACAACAGCTTAAATTGGCATTTAACAAACAATTCTTTGTTAGAACCTATGAAGAGCATCTTGTTGCTTAGTTTCAATGATTTGCCATACAGATTGAAGCAATGCTTTCTATATTGTTCCCTTTTCCCAGAAGATCATGTGATCAGGAATAATAGGCTCATTAGATTGTGGATCGATGAAGGATTTGTTGAACATGTCAAAGGGGTCACACCAGAAGAAGTTGCAAAGGGCTATCTTATGGAACTCATTTTTCGTAACATGCTACAGGAAAGGTTTGTAATAGCCCACCCAGCATGTAAGATGCATGATCTTTTGCGGGATATTGCTCTGGCTATAGCAAACAAAGATAAGTTTTGCGCTGTACATGATGGGAGTGAAACAGTAGAAGAAACTGGGGCACTCCGTTTGTCAATTCAAACAACTAATGGAGAAATTGGATCATGCACAGGTATATCACGGCTCCGTTCATTTCTCGTCTTTGCCACTGGCGTATCCTCATTCTCTTTCTcaaataaattaccttttgaCCTTAAATTGTTGAAGGTTCTAGATTTGGAGGATATCCCAATAGATAATCTGCCAGACGGAGTAACGAGcttattcaatttaaaacatttaaatttgaagGGAACTCTAATTAAGGAGCTTCCAGAATCCATTGGACAGCTCCGCAACCTTCAGAACTTGAACATCATGTCGACAAAAATAGAGGCACTTCCAAGAGGGATTTCCAAGTTGCTAAACTTACGTCATTTTCTTGTGGGGAGTTTGATGTCCGGAAAGCTAGTTGGGTTAAGAATACCATCAAGTATTAGTAAGATGAAGAAATTGCAATCTTTGGCATATATTGAATCAGAAGGAAACATTATTAGACTTATTGGAAGTATGACCCAGCTTACGTTCCTTGGCATTACAAATGTGAAAGAAAGAGACGAGGAGGACCTATGTGCCTCAATTCAAGAGATGAAGGTCCTTTCCCGCTTGCTTTTATTTGCAGCTGATGGAGAGGAATTTCTTCGAGTTGACGCATTGTCCTCACCGCCTCCCTACCTTGATAGACTTGACTTGATCGGCAAACTGGAAAAGGTACCACATTGGTTTTGTTCACTCAACTCTCTCGCATATTTGAATCTGCGTGGGTCCAGACTTGAAGAAGATTTACTACCTCATATTGAAGCGTTACCCTCTCTACGTTCTCTTTGGCTTGAGAATGCCTCTGTTACGAAAGAGTTATGTTTCAACAGAGGCTTTGTGAAGCTTCGGCATTTGTGGTTTTGGGATCTCGCATTATTAAATAAGATAACTATAGAAAAAGGGGCGATGCCAAATCTCGAGTTCTTAAGCATTGGCCGTTGCTTGACATTAGAAACATTGCCACAGGGTATTGAGCACCTTACTAAACTGCAACGATACAGATTTGATAATGTTTCAGAGAAGTTTAGAGAGTCCATAAAAGAAGGAGGTGTGGATCATCCAAGGATGCTACTCGTCGACGAGAGATGTAAGAAATATAC AAACAAGTCCTGGGATTGA